The following proteins are encoded in a genomic region of Neomicrococcus aestuarii:
- a CDS encoding aquaporin has translation MTPTGLQRVVAEFLGTAFLVMGVIGSGIYASKLSTTDDGLALLENSIATGAILVALIIAFQGISASFNPVVTLVNRFLGHLDTKLMFALMGAQMTGASPARCSPTSCLKSQRSPFPRMIASAGIFGFPKSLRR, from the coding sequence GTGACACCTACAGGCCTTCAGCGTGTCGTCGCAGAGTTCCTCGGGACCGCTTTCCTCGTGATGGGCGTGATCGGCTCGGGCATCTATGCCTCGAAGCTATCCACCACAGATGACGGACTAGCGCTCCTCGAAAACAGCATCGCCACGGGTGCCATTCTGGTTGCCTTGATCATCGCATTCCAAGGAATTTCGGCCAGCTTCAATCCCGTAGTGACCTTGGTCAACCGTTTCCTGGGACATTTGGACACCAAGCTCATGTTCGCCCTCATGGGTGCGCAAATGACGGGTGCGTCACCGGCACGTTGCTCACCCACATCATGTTTGAAAAGCCAGCGTTCACCATTTCCACGAATGATCGCTTCGGCGGGCATCTTTGGATTTCCAAAGTCATTGCGACGATAG
- the lepA gene encoding translation elongation factor 4 — MSPQARTAPVPAATDPALIRNFCIIAHIDHGKSTLADRMLQLTGIVSQRDMKAQYLDRMDIERERGITIKSQAVRMPWEVDGTAYALNMIDTPGHVDFTYEVSRSLAACEGAVLLVDAAQGIEAQTLANLYLAMENDLTIIPVLNKIDLPAAQPEKYAAELANLIGGDPEDVLRVSGKTGEGVEALLDRIVGTLPNPVGDANAPARAMIFDSVYDTYRGVVTYVRVVDGNLSPRERIQMMSTRATHELLEIGVSSPEPVPTKGLGVGEVGYLITGVKDVRQSKVGDTVTNFAKPATESLGGYEDPKPMVFSGLYPIDGSDYPALRDALDKLQLNDAALIYEPETSVALGFGFRVGFLGLLHLEITRERLEAEFGLDLISTAPNVVYEVMTEDKKMTTVTNPSEFPSGKILEVHEPMVAATILAPNEFVGAIMELCQSRRGIMRGMDYLSEDRVEIRYHLPLAEIVFDFFDVLKSKTRGYASLDWKADGSQVADLVKVDILLQGEQVDAFSAITHKDKAYSYGVMMTGKLRELIPRQQFEVPIQAAIGSRIIARESIRAIRKDVLAKCYGGDISRKRKLLEKQKEGKKRMKMVGRVEVPQEAFIAALSSGESSKDKKK; from the coding sequence GTGTCACCTCAGGCCCGCACCGCTCCGGTGCCCGCCGCCACCGATCCGGCGCTCATCCGAAATTTCTGCATTATTGCGCATATTGACCACGGCAAGTCAACGCTTGCCGACCGCATGCTGCAGCTCACCGGAATCGTTTCCCAGCGTGACATGAAGGCTCAGTACCTCGACCGCATGGACATCGAGCGCGAACGTGGCATCACCATCAAGAGCCAGGCCGTTCGCATGCCATGGGAAGTCGATGGCACCGCGTACGCACTGAACATGATTGACACGCCCGGTCACGTGGACTTCACCTACGAAGTGTCACGTTCTCTAGCAGCGTGTGAAGGCGCCGTGTTGTTGGTGGACGCAGCTCAGGGCATCGAAGCCCAGACGCTCGCGAACCTCTACCTGGCGATGGAGAATGACCTCACCATCATTCCCGTGCTGAACAAGATCGACCTTCCGGCAGCGCAGCCAGAAAAGTATGCCGCTGAACTTGCCAACCTCATCGGTGGAGATCCCGAGGACGTGTTGAGGGTCTCCGGTAAGACCGGAGAAGGCGTGGAAGCGCTGCTTGACCGCATTGTTGGCACGCTCCCAAACCCTGTGGGTGACGCGAACGCGCCGGCCCGCGCCATGATTTTTGACTCCGTGTATGACACCTACCGGGGTGTGGTCACCTATGTTCGCGTGGTGGACGGCAACTTGTCTCCGCGCGAGCGCATTCAGATGATGTCCACGCGCGCTACCCACGAACTCCTCGAGATCGGCGTGAGCTCGCCGGAACCAGTTCCTACCAAGGGTCTTGGCGTTGGCGAAGTGGGCTACCTCATCACTGGCGTGAAGGACGTTCGTCAGTCCAAGGTGGGCGATACCGTCACCAATTTCGCCAAGCCAGCAACCGAGTCGCTTGGAGGCTATGAAGACCCCAAGCCGATGGTGTTCTCTGGTTTGTACCCGATTGATGGCTCCGACTACCCGGCGCTTCGCGACGCTCTGGATAAGCTCCAGCTCAACGACGCTGCCCTCATCTATGAGCCGGAAACCTCCGTGGCTCTGGGCTTCGGCTTCCGCGTGGGCTTCTTGGGTCTTCTGCACCTCGAAATCACGCGCGAGCGTCTGGAGGCCGAGTTCGGTCTGGACCTCATCTCCACGGCACCGAACGTTGTGTACGAGGTCATGACGGAAGACAAGAAGATGACCACCGTGACGAACCCGAGCGAGTTCCCGTCCGGCAAGATCTTGGAAGTCCACGAACCCATGGTGGCAGCCACCATTTTGGCCCCGAACGAATTCGTCGGCGCCATCATGGAGCTGTGCCAGTCTCGTCGTGGCATCATGCGCGGCATGGATTACCTCTCTGAAGATCGTGTGGAGATCCGATACCACTTGCCGCTGGCTGAGATCGTCTTCGACTTCTTCGATGTTTTGAAGTCCAAGACCCGCGGCTACGCTTCCTTGGACTGGAAGGCCGACGGTTCACAAGTTGCAGACCTTGTAAAGGTGGACATTCTGCTCCAGGGCGAGCAGGTTGACGCGTTCAGCGCCATCACGCACAAGGACAAGGCTTACTCCTATGGCGTCATGATGACGGGCAAGCTTCGTGAGCTCATCCCGCGCCAGCAGTTCGAGGTGCCCATCCAGGCAGCCATTGGATCCCGCATCATTGCTCGCGAATCCATTCGCGCAATCCGCAAGGACGTTCTGGCCAAGTGCTACGGCGGCGACATCTCCCGTAAGCGCAAGCTGCTTGAAAAGCAGAAGGAAGGCAAGAAGCGCATGAAGATGGTGGGCCGCGTGGAAGTTCCACAAGAGGCCTTCATCGCGGCGCTGTCTTCCGGTGAAAGCTCCAAGGACAAGAAGAAGTAA
- a CDS encoding arsenate reductase ArsC: MNTTAKPSVLFVCVHNAGRSQMAAAFLSNLSNGQIEVRSAGSQPANTVNPAAVAAMNEVGIDMSNEIPKILTTEAVKESDVVITMGCGDTCPIFPGKRYEDWKLEDPAGKGVDSVRPIRDEIRARIETLISELLPTR, from the coding sequence ATGAACACCACCGCTAAGCCCTCCGTCCTCTTCGTCTGCGTCCACAACGCCGGACGCTCCCAAATGGCAGCGGCCTTCCTGAGCAACCTCTCCAACGGGCAGATCGAGGTCCGCTCCGCCGGCTCGCAGCCAGCTAACACCGTGAACCCGGCTGCCGTCGCTGCGATGAACGAGGTCGGCATCGACATGTCCAACGAAATCCCCAAGATCCTCACCACCGAAGCCGTCAAGGAATCAGACGTGGTCATCACCATGGGCTGCGGCGATACGTGCCCCATCTTCCCGGGCAAGCGCTACGAGGACTGGAAACTGGAAGATCCAGCAGGCAAGGGCGTCGATTCCGTGCGCCCCATCCGTGACGAAATTCGCGCGCGCATCGAGACGCTGATCAGCGAACTTCTACCAACTCGCTAG
- the hrcA gene encoding heat-inducible transcriptional repressor HrcA, with amino-acid sequence MDQFKASRRDTSKTEPRRLEVLRAIVEDFVQTREPVGSKALVERHLLDVSAATIRNDMAALEDEGFIVAPHTSAGRIPTEKGYRHFVDMIEEVRPLSAAERRAFQVMLEGAEDVDEILDRTVRMLAQITQQVAVLQVPIVDDDAVRHLELVSLGATQALIVLISSTGKVEQRVIVVPPSTTDEVLSEVRTAILSTIQGEPMMVVGAEARVGVTTLPFPLRELGELVAAGLEVMANQGNSSRYLVAGTGNLARSTSDFQQTITPILDTLEEQVVLLRLLSELEQDAHGIAVSIGHENSYGGLSEASLVASSYGPGQLAKLGVLGPTRMDYPASMAAVRAVARYLSRILAS; translated from the coding sequence ATGGATCAGTTCAAAGCTAGCCGACGAGATACGTCCAAAACGGAACCTCGTCGCCTCGAAGTTCTCCGGGCGATCGTTGAGGATTTCGTGCAGACCCGTGAGCCAGTGGGCTCTAAGGCTCTCGTGGAACGTCATCTCTTGGACGTCTCTGCTGCCACCATTCGTAATGACATGGCGGCGCTTGAGGACGAGGGCTTCATCGTTGCACCACACACGTCGGCCGGCCGCATTCCCACGGAAAAGGGCTACCGCCATTTCGTGGACATGATTGAGGAAGTTCGCCCGCTCTCGGCGGCGGAGCGACGTGCCTTCCAGGTCATGCTCGAGGGCGCTGAGGATGTTGACGAAATCCTGGACCGCACGGTTCGCATGCTGGCTCAGATTACGCAGCAGGTTGCGGTTTTGCAGGTTCCCATAGTGGACGACGACGCTGTTCGGCATCTCGAGCTCGTTTCGTTGGGTGCCACTCAAGCATTGATCGTGCTCATTTCTTCCACCGGCAAGGTGGAGCAGCGCGTCATTGTGGTTCCACCGAGCACCACGGACGAGGTGTTGAGCGAAGTACGCACGGCCATCCTGAGCACCATTCAGGGCGAGCCGATGATGGTCGTGGGAGCCGAGGCTCGCGTCGGCGTCACCACGCTGCCGTTCCCACTGCGAGAGCTTGGCGAGCTGGTTGCCGCCGGACTCGAAGTCATGGCGAATCAGGGCAACAGCTCGCGCTATTTGGTAGCCGGTACTGGAAACCTGGCCCGCTCCACAAGCGACTTCCAGCAGACCATCACACCGATCTTGGACACCCTTGAGGAACAAGTTGTCCTCTTGCGGTTGTTGTCAGAACTAGAGCAAGACGCGCACGGAATCGCGGTGTCCATTGGACACGAGAATTCCTACGGAGGACTTTCCGAAGCTTCCCTCGTGGCGTCCTCCTACGGACCCGGGCAGCTCGCGAAGCTCGGCGTCCTTGGCCCGACGCGCATGGATTACCCCGCAAGTATGGCCGCCGTGAGAGCGGTAGCCCGGTACTTGTCACGAATTTTGGCCAGCTAG
- the hemW gene encoding radical SAM family heme chaperone HemW, whose translation MPSTLPDGDPAPADGRLPEGTAGRSAGRDFSLYVHIPFCAVRCGYCDFNTYTAHELGGGASQTTYASTVSQELVFAGQALQESGIESRQLSTVFFGGGTPTLLPAEDLARVLATAKEVWGLAPNAEVTTEANPDSVTPESLKVLRDAGFTRISFGMQSAVPHVLKVLDRTHRPENVGIMVQAARDLGLSVSVDLIYGTPGESLEDWKTSLETALSYQPDHISAYSLIVEPGTKLAAQMRRGEVPPVDEDDHAEKYELADSMLAAAGYSWYEVSNWSRTPEDRSEHNLAYWRGNDWWGAGPGAHSHIGGTRFWNVKHPSAYQTRIDGGVSPAAARETPDEDARYLEDLMLRVRISEGLPLSVLRDDARRRVAGLIADGLVEPGPALGAQGEKRLVLTLKGRLLADGVVRTLADF comes from the coding sequence ATGCCGTCAACTCTTCCTGACGGGGATCCGGCGCCAGCTGACGGTCGGCTCCCCGAAGGAACGGCGGGCCGTTCTGCGGGCCGCGATTTCTCGCTCTACGTCCACATCCCTTTTTGCGCTGTGCGCTGCGGGTATTGCGACTTCAACACCTATACCGCGCACGAGCTCGGCGGGGGAGCATCGCAAACAACGTATGCCTCCACGGTGAGCCAGGAGCTGGTCTTCGCGGGGCAGGCGCTGCAGGAGTCCGGCATAGAATCACGCCAGCTCTCCACGGTGTTCTTTGGCGGCGGCACTCCCACGTTGCTGCCGGCCGAGGATCTTGCGCGCGTGCTCGCAACCGCGAAAGAAGTGTGGGGCTTGGCCCCTAACGCGGAAGTCACCACTGAGGCGAACCCGGACTCGGTGACCCCCGAATCGCTGAAGGTTCTCCGGGACGCGGGTTTCACGCGAATTTCGTTCGGTATGCAGTCCGCCGTGCCGCATGTACTCAAGGTTCTGGATAGGACGCACCGTCCCGAGAACGTGGGCATCATGGTGCAGGCTGCCAGGGATCTGGGCTTGAGCGTGAGCGTCGATCTGATTTATGGCACCCCCGGGGAGTCCCTTGAGGATTGGAAGACCAGCCTGGAGACGGCGCTGAGCTATCAGCCGGACCACATTTCTGCGTACTCGCTCATTGTTGAGCCCGGAACCAAGCTTGCTGCCCAAATGCGGCGCGGTGAGGTTCCTCCCGTGGACGAGGATGATCACGCCGAGAAGTATGAGCTTGCCGACTCGATGCTCGCCGCTGCCGGTTACTCCTGGTACGAGGTCTCCAACTGGTCTCGCACTCCGGAGGATCGCAGCGAACACAACCTCGCGTACTGGCGTGGAAACGATTGGTGGGGTGCCGGCCCTGGCGCGCATTCGCACATCGGTGGAACGCGCTTTTGGAACGTCAAGCACCCGAGCGCGTACCAAACGCGCATCGATGGGGGAGTCTCACCTGCGGCCGCCCGGGAAACTCCGGACGAGGATGCACGGTACCTGGAAGATCTCATGCTTCGGGTTCGGATTTCCGAGGGGCTTCCGTTGAGCGTGCTTCGCGATGATGCACGACGACGCGTGGCCGGCTTGATTGCCGATGGCTTAGTAGAGCCCGGACCGGCGTTAGGCGCACAAGGCGAAAAGCGCTTGGTGCTGACGCTCAAGGGCCGCTTGCTTGCGGACGGTGTTGTACGTACCCTCGCGGACTTTTAG
- a CDS encoding recombinase family protein, which translates to MATQHFNLIGYASVSTNGQDSQLQRDALEAAGCGRVFEDTISSRATARPGLVEALDHLRPTDTLCVWKLDRLGRSVKEVLTIADGLHVQGVGLLILTGTLTGTYSPTVEGKFFFIMMAALAELERDIIRERTMAGLAAACAQGRTRGLTTVGDADTLAAARARRALG; encoded by the coding sequence GTGGCAACTCAGCATTTCAATCTCATCGGTTACGCCAGTGTTTCTACCAATGGGCAGGACTCCCAGCTCCAACGGGATGCCCTTGAGGCTGCCGGCTGCGGCCGAGTCTTCGAAGATACAATCTCCAGTCGCGCCACCGCCCGCCCGGGACTCGTTGAAGCACTTGACCATCTCCGGCCGACGGACACCCTATGCGTGTGGAAATTGGACCGGCTCGGCCGGTCGGTGAAGGAAGTGCTCACCATCGCCGATGGCCTCCACGTCCAGGGGGTAGGCCTGCTTATTCTCACCGGAACACTGACGGGAACCTACAGCCCAACAGTAGAAGGGAAATTCTTCTTCATCATGATGGCAGCGCTCGCCGAACTCGAGCGCGACATAATCCGTGAACGCACCATGGCCGGTCTCGCCGCCGCCTGTGCCCAGGGTCGCACCCGCGGCCTGACCACCGTCGGGGATGCCGATACCCTCGCAGCCGCCCGGGCCAGGCGCGCCCTCGGCTAA
- a CDS encoding ArsR/SmtB family transcription factor: MSTPVATPTRQETPAVSEQEIEAPCCVPTHGEDSLLAIEAEALAARFKALSDPNRLRILSIVSSSPTAETCVCDLSEPLNLGQPTVSHHLKIMVEAGLLNREKRGVWAYYSLVPGALDSLAATLIPKA; the protein is encoded by the coding sequence ATGTCCACACCCGTTGCCACCCCAACCCGTCAGGAAACCCCCGCGGTTTCCGAGCAGGAAATCGAAGCTCCGTGCTGCGTTCCCACACACGGCGAGGATTCCTTGCTTGCGATCGAGGCCGAGGCCCTGGCCGCACGCTTCAAGGCGCTCTCCGATCCGAACCGTCTACGCATCCTCTCGATCGTTTCCTCATCCCCGACGGCCGAAACCTGCGTCTGCGATTTGTCCGAGCCGCTAAACCTCGGCCAGCCCACCGTCTCGCACCACTTAAAAATCATGGTCGAAGCCGGATTGCTAAACCGCGAAAAGCGCGGAGTCTGGGCCTACTACTCTCTAGTTCCCGGCGCCCTGGATTCCCTGGCCGCAACCCTAATCCCGAAGGCCTAA
- a CDS encoding DUF4870 domain-containing protein — protein sequence MHENTFKESTTVNGGIHNGGVNSGNSPEDPRFEASAQQPQPLTPSEDRQWATIAHFGAILGCIPSGIIHYVFRERGPFTAQESKEAFNFTLPPTILAIVANLLSMIPFVGGFFAVIAVLLWLFLTINGVIAGIEVNKGRPYRYRFNLRLID from the coding sequence ATGCATGAAAACACTTTCAAGGAGTCAACAACGGTGAACGGCGGGATACACAACGGTGGTGTTAATTCAGGGAACTCTCCAGAGGATCCCCGCTTTGAAGCATCCGCTCAGCAGCCCCAACCGTTGACTCCTAGCGAAGACCGTCAGTGGGCAACCATTGCGCACTTTGGTGCGATCCTGGGATGCATTCCTTCTGGAATCATTCACTATGTTTTCCGCGAACGTGGACCGTTCACGGCGCAAGAATCTAAGGAAGCCTTCAACTTCACGCTTCCCCCCACCATTCTCGCGATCGTCGCCAACTTGCTCTCGATGATCCCGTTCGTTGGTGGGTTCTTCGCCGTCATCGCCGTGTTGCTGTGGTTGTTCTTGACCATCAACGGTGTGATCGCGGGTATCGAAGTGAACAAGGGACGGCCGTACCGTTACCGCTTCAACCTTCGACTGATTGACTAA
- a CDS encoding DUF3097 domain-containing protein: protein MDYSSWGPQAIGKPVRKLLREVPAAQGMVIEDVETGFVGEIMRIEKSGGMLVLHLEGRGGKTRSFKAGYGFLLDGEPVRIIAPVKTTTLPPVTRSASGSVVVQGLKARTARASRILVEGKHDAELVEKVWGHDLRVEGIVVEPLHGVDDLAAVIADFAPSPQRRLGILVDHLVMGTKEQKIAERAMKVPGAAGNVLIVGHPYVDVWQAVKPSALGIPAWPVAPRGQDWKTGIVTAFGWPASTPEDLGLAWRRILSRVTNYADIEPALLGRVEEIIDFLTEVDN, encoded by the coding sequence GTGGACTACAGCTCATGGGGACCGCAAGCAATTGGTAAGCCGGTTCGGAAATTATTGCGAGAAGTGCCTGCCGCGCAAGGCATGGTCATCGAGGACGTCGAGACCGGCTTTGTGGGTGAAATTATGCGGATTGAGAAATCCGGCGGCATGTTGGTGCTCCACTTGGAGGGCCGCGGCGGAAAGACCCGTTCCTTCAAGGCCGGTTACGGCTTCCTTCTGGACGGCGAACCCGTCCGCATCATTGCTCCCGTGAAAACGACGACGCTGCCTCCCGTCACGCGCTCTGCCTCCGGATCCGTAGTGGTCCAGGGATTGAAAGCGCGCACCGCACGTGCCAGCCGCATCTTGGTTGAAGGTAAGCACGACGCCGAGCTGGTGGAGAAGGTGTGGGGCCACGACCTTCGCGTGGAAGGCATTGTGGTGGAACCGCTCCACGGCGTCGACGACTTGGCTGCGGTGATCGCTGACTTCGCGCCCAGCCCACAGCGTCGCTTGGGAATCCTTGTAGACCACTTGGTCATGGGCACCAAGGAGCAGAAGATCGCCGAGCGCGCCATGAAAGTTCCCGGCGCGGCCGGCAATGTCCTGATTGTGGGTCACCCGTACGTAGACGTGTGGCAGGCGGTCAAGCCCAGCGCTCTGGGAATTCCCGCCTGGCCAGTTGCCCCCCGCGGCCAAGACTGGAAGACCGGAATCGTCACCGCGTTTGGCTGGCCAGCTTCCACGCCCGAAGATCTGGGCCTGGCTTGGCGGCGAATTCTGTCTCGCGTCACCAACTACGCCGACATTGAACCCGCCTTGCTGGGTCGCGTCGAGGAGATTATCGACTTCCTGACGGAAGTGGATAACTAG
- a CDS encoding NAD(P)/FAD-dependent oxidoreductase — translation MSPGTSEFIRNVIIIGSGPAGYTAAIYTARADLAPLVIAVSVTAGGELMNTTEVENFPGFTEGIMGPDLMENMQKQVERFGAEILFDDVTHVDLAGDIKKVTAGNGTTYLAHTVILSKGLVYRTLGVPNEKRLTGHGVSSCATCNGFFFPGQEIAVIGRGDSALEEALFLTKFACKVTVVYRRESLRASKTMADRALAHPKIEFIWNSAVTDLEGEEKTTGLQLENLLTGKPATVVRQLISGNSAFQSHRLRQCFYQWAGLPAPTGCP, via the coding sequence ATGAGCCCTGGTACCTCCGAGTTCATCCGCAACGTCATCATCATCGGCTCCGGCCCCGCCGGATACACCGCCGCAATTTACACCGCCCGCGCGGATCTGGCCCCGCTAGTCATTGCTGTTTCGGTCACCGCCGGCGGAGAACTCATGAACACCACTGAGGTGGAGAACTTCCCCGGCTTCACCGAGGGCATCATGGGCCCGGATCTGATGGAGAACATGCAGAAGCAGGTCGAACGCTTCGGCGCCGAAATTCTCTTTGACGACGTCACTCACGTCGATTTGGCCGGTGACATCAAAAAGGTCACGGCAGGCAACGGCACCACCTATCTGGCACACACCGTCATCCTTTCCAAGGGTTTGGTCTATCGCACCTTAGGCGTACCGAACGAAAAGCGACTGACCGGCCACGGCGTATCCTCCTGCGCAACCTGCAACGGATTCTTCTTCCCCGGACAAGAGATTGCCGTGATCGGCCGCGGCGACTCCGCCCTGGAAGAAGCGCTCTTCCTGACCAAATTCGCTTGCAAGGTCACCGTCGTGTACCGCCGCGAGAGCCTGCGCGCTTCGAAGACCATGGCCGACCGGGCACTGGCTCACCCGAAGATCGAGTTCATCTGGAACAGCGCCGTCACCGACCTTGAAGGCGAAGAGAAGACCACCGGCCTGCAACTGGAAAACCTACTCACCGGAAAACCAGCAACGGTTGTGCGACAGTTGATCAGTGGCAACTCAGCATTTCAATCTCATCGGTTACGCCAGTGTTTCTACCAATGGGCAGGACTCCCAGCTCCAACGGGATGCCCTTGA
- a CDS encoding ArsR/SmtB family transcription factor, with protein sequence MDDLASAELANTFKALSDPCRVRLLSIIAAHENQEACVCDLNESFELSQPTISRHLKILADAGLVTRDKRGVWVYYRANNDALVKLADFLWPSQPAEPISNRRAAAPAKLAARA encoded by the coding sequence GTGGATGACTTAGCATCCGCAGAACTCGCAAACACCTTTAAGGCATTGAGCGATCCTTGCCGCGTCCGGCTCCTGTCCATCATTGCAGCCCACGAAAACCAAGAAGCCTGCGTGTGCGACTTGAACGAGTCCTTCGAGCTTTCGCAACCCACCATCAGCCGTCACTTGAAGATTCTTGCCGACGCTGGTCTAGTCACTCGCGATAAGCGTGGTGTCTGGGTCTACTACCGCGCTAACAACGACGCGCTCGTCAAGCTGGCCGACTTCCTTTGGCCAAGTCAGCCTGCCGAACCGATATCGAACCGTCGTGCAGCTGCCCCTGCAAAGTTGGCGGCAAGAGCGTGA
- the arsB gene encoding ACR3 family arsenite efflux transporter codes for MTHTPAPADTGHITAKLSTLDRYLVIWILAAMALGLGLGRLIPDLGHALDSIKVAGVSLPIALGLLVMIYPVMAKVRYNETGRVLSDKKLMITSLVINWALAPAFMFVLAWTFLADLPEYRTGLIIVGLARCIAMVFIWNDLACGDREAAAVLVAINSVFQVLAFGALGWFYLQVLPTWLGLPTTSAEFSVWSITLSVLVFLGIPLIAGFLTRTFGEKAKGREWYEDKFLPKIGPWALYGLLFTIVVLFALQGDAIIAKPLDVARIALPLLVYFAVVFGASMLIGRSLGMGYARTTTLAFTAAGNNFELAIAVAIATFGVTSGQALAGVVGPLIEVPVLVALVYVALWSRKFFASFNTAKVNA; via the coding sequence GTGACACACACCCCCGCACCCGCAGACACGGGGCACATCACCGCCAAGCTATCCACTTTGGATCGCTACCTGGTCATCTGGATTCTGGCGGCCATGGCCCTCGGGCTCGGACTAGGACGACTCATCCCAGATCTGGGCCACGCCCTAGACTCCATCAAGGTCGCCGGAGTCTCCCTGCCGATCGCCCTGGGCCTGCTGGTGATGATCTACCCGGTCATGGCCAAGGTTCGCTACAACGAGACCGGGCGCGTGCTGAGCGATAAGAAACTGATGATCACCTCCCTGGTGATCAACTGGGCCCTCGCTCCGGCATTCATGTTCGTCCTAGCCTGGACCTTCCTGGCCGATCTTCCCGAATACCGCACCGGGTTGATCATCGTCGGACTGGCCCGCTGCATCGCGATGGTCTTCATCTGGAACGATCTGGCCTGCGGGGACCGCGAGGCCGCCGCCGTGCTGGTGGCCATCAACTCCGTCTTCCAGGTTCTCGCCTTCGGCGCGCTGGGTTGGTTCTACCTCCAGGTGCTGCCCACATGGTTGGGTCTACCGACTACCAGTGCCGAGTTCTCCGTCTGGTCCATCACGCTCTCGGTCCTAGTGTTCCTAGGCATCCCACTCATCGCAGGGTTCCTTACCCGTACCTTCGGCGAAAAGGCCAAGGGCAGGGAATGGTACGAGGACAAGTTCCTCCCCAAAATTGGCCCTTGGGCCCTCTACGGGCTGCTGTTCACCATTGTCGTTCTCTTCGCCCTGCAGGGTGATGCGATCATCGCTAAGCCGCTGGACGTCGCACGCATCGCGCTGCCGCTGCTGGTCTACTTCGCGGTGGTGTTCGGCGCGTCAATGCTCATTGGCCGCTCCCTGGGCATGGGCTACGCACGGACCACTACCTTGGCGTTCACTGCGGCGGGCAACAACTTCGAACTGGCCATCGCCGTCGCCATCGCCACCTTCGGCGTCACCAGCGGCCAGGCCCTAGCCGGAGTCGTCGGACCGCTCATCGAGGTCCCGGTGCTTGTAGCACTGGTCTACGTCGCCCTCTGGTCTCGCAAGTTCTTCGCTTCCTTCAACACCGCAAAGGTCAACGCATGA